A DNA window from Engystomops pustulosus chromosome 10, aEngPut4.maternal, whole genome shotgun sequence contains the following coding sequences:
- the IFRD2 gene encoding interferon-related developmental regulator 2 isoform X1, with amino-acid sequence MPRARRSAAANKKGNAGRGSLRQELLQLKVADKLNQFKGSRAGTRADSEASEDEGASDVLSHCSSASESVSVVEEGSGSDAQDPLQAQERREDKLKEDIDNLTDKSAKTRVSALSSLRLALSSQVHGDLLIERRVTLTDALERCLKKGKDEEQSLAAVVLSLLCIQLGWGPEGEEVFHCLKPLLISILTDSSAGVTARQSCASALGLCCFIAGADVEDLISCLSVLEGILTLMHSENNSAPTSLQGLICNSIQSWALLLTISPASCIHKTLESHLPRLSGVLACESVGLRIAAGESLALLYELGRDLDEDFYPEDTESLCVTLKQLATDSNKYRAKTDRRKQRSIFRDVLHYIESAEGQEETVKFGLEVMYVDSWVRRRMYCSFKEVLGSGVRHHLQHNEVLRDIFSLGPPLVLDAAAIKASRISRAEKHMFNSAAFKARTKARNRVRDKRADVM; translated from the exons ATGCCTCGGGCCCGGAGGAGCGCTGCGGCCAACAAGAAGGGGAATGCCGGCCGTG GATCTCTCAGGCAGGAGCTGCTGCAGCTGAAAGTGGCCGATAAACTAAACCAGTTCAAAG GATCTCGGGCCGGGACACGAGCAGACTCTGAAGCCAGCGAGGATGAGGGGGCCAGCGATGTCCTCAGCCACTGCAGCAGCGCCAGTGAGAGCGTCAGCGTGGTGGAGGAGGGCTCAG GTAGCGACGCCCAGGATCCTCTGCAGGCCCAGGAGCGGCGGGAGGACAAGCTGAAGGAAGACATAGACAACCTGACAGATAAGAG CGCAAAGACAAGAGTGTCCGCACTGAGCAGCCTCCGCCTCGCACTGTCCTCACAGGTCCATGGAGACCTCCTTATAGAGAGGCGGGTGACCCTGACAGACGCCCTGGAACGCTGTCTCAAAAAAG GGAAGGATGAGGAGCAGTCTCTGGCGGCTGTGGTGCTGTCTCTTCTCTGTATACAGTTGGGTTGGGGTCCAGAAGGTGAAGAAGTCTTCCACTGCCTGAAGCCGCTCCTCATTAGTATCCTGACTGACTCCAGTGCGGGAGTGACTGCTCGGCAGAGT TGCGCCTCCGCTCTCGGTCTCTGCTGCTTCATCGCTGGCGCTGATGTGGAG GATCTCATCTCCTGCCTCAGCGTCCTGGAGGGAATATTGACCCTAATGCACTCAGAGAATAACAGCGCCCCCACATCACTCCAAGGCCTGATCTGTAACAGCATCCAGTCCTGGGCACTGCTACTGACCATCAGTCCTGCCAGCTGCATCCACAAgacactggagag TCATCTTCCTCGGCTGTCGGGGGTGCTGGCCTGTGAGAGTGTGGGGCTTCGTATAGCGGCTGGAGAGTCCCTGGCGCTCCTCTATGAGTTGGGCCGTGATCTGGAT GAGGATTTCTATCCTGAGGATACGGAGTCGCTGTGTGTGACGCTGAAGCAACTCGCCACCGACAGCAACAAATACAGAGCCAAGACGGACCGCAGGAAGCAGCGCTCCATCTTCCGGGACGTCCTGCACTACATAGAG AGCGCCGAGGGCCAGGAGGAGACCGTCAAGTTTGGATTAGAAGTCATGTACGTGGACAGCTGGGTGCGCAGGAGGATGTACTGCTCCTTTAAGGAGGTGCTGGGGTCCGGGGTGCGGCATCACTTACAG CACAACGAGGTCCTGAGAGACATCTTCTCCCTGGGACCACCACTAGTCCTGGACGCCGCAGCCATCAAAGCCAGCAGAATCTCCCGAGCGGAGAAG CACATGTTCAATTCTGCCGCCTTTAAAGCCAGGACTAAAGCCCGAAACCGGGTGCGAGACAAGCGAGCGGACGTCATGTGA
- the IFRD2 gene encoding interferon-related developmental regulator 2 isoform X2, producing the protein MPRARRSAAANKKGNAGRGSRAGTRADSEASEDEGASDVLSHCSSASESVSVVEEGSGSDAQDPLQAQERREDKLKEDIDNLTDKSAKTRVSALSSLRLALSSQVHGDLLIERRVTLTDALERCLKKGKDEEQSLAAVVLSLLCIQLGWGPEGEEVFHCLKPLLISILTDSSAGVTARQSCASALGLCCFIAGADVEDLISCLSVLEGILTLMHSENNSAPTSLQGLICNSIQSWALLLTISPASCIHKTLESHLPRLSGVLACESVGLRIAAGESLALLYELGRDLDEDFYPEDTESLCVTLKQLATDSNKYRAKTDRRKQRSIFRDVLHYIESAEGQEETVKFGLEVMYVDSWVRRRMYCSFKEVLGSGVRHHLQHNEVLRDIFSLGPPLVLDAAAIKASRISRAEKHMFNSAAFKARTKARNRVRDKRADVM; encoded by the exons ATGCCTCGGGCCCGGAGGAGCGCTGCGGCCAACAAGAAGGGGAATGCCGGCCGTG GATCTCGGGCCGGGACACGAGCAGACTCTGAAGCCAGCGAGGATGAGGGGGCCAGCGATGTCCTCAGCCACTGCAGCAGCGCCAGTGAGAGCGTCAGCGTGGTGGAGGAGGGCTCAG GTAGCGACGCCCAGGATCCTCTGCAGGCCCAGGAGCGGCGGGAGGACAAGCTGAAGGAAGACATAGACAACCTGACAGATAAGAG CGCAAAGACAAGAGTGTCCGCACTGAGCAGCCTCCGCCTCGCACTGTCCTCACAGGTCCATGGAGACCTCCTTATAGAGAGGCGGGTGACCCTGACAGACGCCCTGGAACGCTGTCTCAAAAAAG GGAAGGATGAGGAGCAGTCTCTGGCGGCTGTGGTGCTGTCTCTTCTCTGTATACAGTTGGGTTGGGGTCCAGAAGGTGAAGAAGTCTTCCACTGCCTGAAGCCGCTCCTCATTAGTATCCTGACTGACTCCAGTGCGGGAGTGACTGCTCGGCAGAGT TGCGCCTCCGCTCTCGGTCTCTGCTGCTTCATCGCTGGCGCTGATGTGGAG GATCTCATCTCCTGCCTCAGCGTCCTGGAGGGAATATTGACCCTAATGCACTCAGAGAATAACAGCGCCCCCACATCACTCCAAGGCCTGATCTGTAACAGCATCCAGTCCTGGGCACTGCTACTGACCATCAGTCCTGCCAGCTGCATCCACAAgacactggagag TCATCTTCCTCGGCTGTCGGGGGTGCTGGCCTGTGAGAGTGTGGGGCTTCGTATAGCGGCTGGAGAGTCCCTGGCGCTCCTCTATGAGTTGGGCCGTGATCTGGAT GAGGATTTCTATCCTGAGGATACGGAGTCGCTGTGTGTGACGCTGAAGCAACTCGCCACCGACAGCAACAAATACAGAGCCAAGACGGACCGCAGGAAGCAGCGCTCCATCTTCCGGGACGTCCTGCACTACATAGAG AGCGCCGAGGGCCAGGAGGAGACCGTCAAGTTTGGATTAGAAGTCATGTACGTGGACAGCTGGGTGCGCAGGAGGATGTACTGCTCCTTTAAGGAGGTGCTGGGGTCCGGGGTGCGGCATCACTTACAG CACAACGAGGTCCTGAGAGACATCTTCTCCCTGGGACCACCACTAGTCCTGGACGCCGCAGCCATCAAAGCCAGCAGAATCTCCCGAGCGGAGAAG CACATGTTCAATTCTGCCGCCTTTAAAGCCAGGACTAAAGCCCGAAACCGGGTGCGAGACAAGCGAGCGGACGTCATGTGA